The following are encoded together in the Adhaeribacter arboris genome:
- a CDS encoding TetR/AcrR family transcriptional regulator, with protein sequence MRLDKKEHIIEIAERVFGEVGYEGASTRYLATEAGVNIAMLNYYFGSKDGLLKAVLERRINTLRQALLAIKEKPISSWEKLTQAIDIYLDRVLANNCFHRLIQRELSLNQRPEIISTITEQVLNNIDAIRAIIQEGIDNGTFRPVDVEMTIASILGTKYYISNSTHISSRLLHMDLNDPDVLEAQLRPRIKHFILDYLQAYLLKK encoded by the coding sequence ATGAGGCTTGATAAGAAAGAACATATTATAGAAATAGCCGAGAGAGTTTTCGGTGAGGTTGGTTACGAAGGAGCTTCTACGCGTTATTTAGCAACTGAGGCTGGAGTTAATATCGCCATGTTAAACTACTACTTTGGTTCGAAAGATGGCCTGCTTAAAGCCGTTTTAGAAAGGCGAATAAATACCCTGCGGCAAGCCTTATTAGCCATAAAAGAAAAGCCCATCTCATCCTGGGAGAAATTAACCCAAGCAATCGATATTTACCTGGATCGCGTACTGGCAAATAATTGTTTTCACCGGCTTATTCAACGCGAACTTTCTTTAAATCAACGTCCGGAAATTATTAGTACCATTACTGAACAGGTTTTGAATAATATTGATGCCATAAGAGCTATTATCCAGGAAGGCATCGATAATGGCACTTTCCGGCCGGTTGACGTTGAGATGACCATTGCCAGCATTCTGGGCACCAAATATTACATCTCTAATTCCACACATATTTCATCCCGATTGTTGCACATGGATTTAAATGATCCGGATGTACTGGAAGCGCAACTAAGACCCCGCATTAAACATTTTATACTGGATTATTTACAAGCATATTTATTAAAAAAATGA
- a CDS encoding FKBP-type peptidyl-prolyl cis-trans isomerase has protein sequence MNFKSNKEKISYIIGRDMATNFRKQGLEVDPEIFLQGFKEATAGQKSQLSPDDVQAAMMELQQLMASRQNTTDNRQGEINQQEGEAFLAENRNRPDVVTLPSGLQYQVLNQGSGKSPSKTDSVTTHYHGTLLDGTVFDSSYERGEPATFPVNGVIAGWTEALQKMKEGDKWRLFIPANLAYGTRGAGGDIGPNATLIFDVELLTVN, from the coding sequence ATGAACTTTAAGAGTAACAAAGAAAAAATCAGTTATATCATTGGCCGCGATATGGCCACTAATTTCCGGAAACAAGGTCTGGAAGTAGATCCCGAAATATTTTTACAAGGTTTTAAAGAAGCAACCGCGGGTCAGAAATCGCAGCTTAGCCCGGATGATGTACAAGCGGCCATGATGGAACTTCAGCAATTAATGGCAAGTCGCCAGAATACGACAGATAATCGGCAGGGAGAAATCAATCAACAAGAAGGCGAAGCTTTCCTGGCAGAAAACAGAAACCGTCCGGACGTAGTTACTTTGCCAAGTGGTCTGCAATATCAGGTTCTTAACCAAGGTTCCGGTAAATCTCCTTCTAAAACCGATTCCGTTACTACCCATTATCACGGCACTTTATTAGATGGAACTGTATTTGATTCGTCGTACGAACGGGGCGAACCTGCTACTTTCCCGGTAAACGGGGTAATTGCCGGTTGGACAGAGGCCTTGCAAAAAATGAAAGAAGGCGATAAGTGGCGTTTATTTATTCCGGCGAATTTAGCTTACGGAACGCGGGGTGCCGGCGGCGATATTGGCCCCAATGCCACCCTCATCTTTGATGTAGAATTGTTAACAGTAAATTAA